The sequence below is a genomic window from Natrinema sp. DC36.
ACGATGGAACGGATCGCCGATGGACTCCGACGCCACGCCGGCGACGACCTCGAGCCGTTCGCGGACGCCGTCGGCGAGCTGACGAAAGCCGACGTGGAAGCGATGCAAGCCGACCCGGTACCGGCGGAGGACGCCGCCGGCGTAGTCGAAGAACGAAGCGAACCGTTCCTCGTCAAATACTACGGCACGGCCACGTCGAAGTCAATCGACGAGCCGGTGGATACGATCACGTCCGGCGGGCAGAAGTTCGCCCTCTGCGTGCCGTATCTCCTCCGACAACAGTCGGGCGGCCGCCCGCCGAGCGTCGACGAGCCGGTACCCACGATCGCCACGAAGGGCGCAATCGGGAAGGTCGAACCGTATCTGGTCGAGTACTACGGCAACGGGTCCTCGAAACCGATCGACGACCCACTCCCGACGGTGACGACGAAGGGCCGATTCGCCCTCGTCGTTCCCGAACACGCCGAGTACGGGTTGGATATCCGATATCGGATGCTCCAGCCCCGCGAACTCGCGGCGGCGATGGGCTTCCCTGACGACTACGAGTTCGCCGGCACGAAAACCGATACCATCGAACAGATCGGCAACGCGGTGCCGGTGAATCTCGCACAGTCGCTCGTCGAACGACTCCTGGTCGGTGACGACCCGACGCTGTCGGCCTACTCCGACGGTATCTCGACAGAGGCGGATGCCGATGACTGAACACACGACCCTCGTATGTGAGCACCACCGCTCCGCCGACTGTCTCCGATTCCAGGGCGGCGAGATCGACCTGCAAGACGGCGAGCCCGTCCACGCCGAGTTGCACTACTACTGCGCACAGTACCCGCGACTCGAGGGCATCTATCGGATCGACAAGGACGTGGAAACGGTGCATGGCGCACTCGTTCGCGTCGAGAGCCGTGGGACGCCGCTGGATGAACAGCGCCCGGTCTCTGGAGGTGAGCCCGATGCACAGTGAACGCCGCGTGATCCATTCGACCGGTCGCTACCGCTGGCAACTGGCGGTCTGTGGATCGGACGTGACCGCTTCTCGTCACTACCCGAACGCGGACGGATCGGTCTACTTCACGACCGCGGACTTCGGACTGACGACTCGCGATATGGGCGCGGATAACTGCTCACCGACGCGCGTCGTGGCCGCGTACTGCAAGCACTCGCGGACCGACGCATTCGACGACCTGCTGGCCCGCGTTCGACGCGAGATCGAGACGGCGGGCGAGGCTCGCGAGGTGGCGGTATGAACGCCGATATCGACGCCTACGTGAACGACATTCACCAGGGCGACGCCGCGGAGACGCTGGCCGATATGCCCGACTCGTCGATTCACTGTGCCGTGACGAGCCCGCCGTACTTCGGCCTTCGCGACTACGGCGAAGACGGCCAGATCGGACTCGAGGAAACGCTCGAGGAATACATCGACTCGCTGCTCGAGGTGGCCGACCAAATCCGGCGCGTCCTTCGCGACGACGGGAGTTGGTGGCTCAATCTCGGCGATTCCTTCGCCGGGAGCGGCCGCGGGCAGTGGACTGACGACGGCGGCGACCCGAAAGAAAGCTACTCGCCGGACTCGGGACAGCTCCCCGATCGGGAAACGCACATCCGACGAAAGTCGAAGATGATGGTTCCTCACCGCGTCGCGATCGCGCTGCAAGACGCGGGGTGGATCGTTCGCTCGGATGCGGTGTGGGCGAAACCGAACCCGACGCCCCACCCGGTGAAAGACCGCCTACACGAACACAAGGAGTTCGTGTTTCACCTGACGCCACAGCCGGACTACTGGTTTGATCTCGATTCGATTCGAGAGGCTCCACAAGAAGCCAGCATCGGCCGGGCGAATACCGGCGGGAAGAAAACAGAGAACCCCGACCCGCACCCGGATCGGGATAGCGCTGCTCAGGTCCACAACTTCGACCGAGCGTGCCACCCGAACGGCAAGAATCCGGGCGACATCCTCGAGATTCCGGTGCGACCGTTCCCCGAAGCTCACTTCGCGGTTTATCCGCCGGAACTTGTCGAGACGCCCATCAAGTCGAGTTGCCCGCCGACGGTGTGCGCCGAGTGCGGGAAGCCCTACGACCGAACGAGCGAGGAAATCCCAGTGTGGGAACTCGAGAACCCCGACCGACCACAACTCGAGCGCGCACTGGAGATCGCCGAGAACGCCAACCTGACCGAAGAACACTTCGAAGCGATTCGAGCGTTCGGCTTCGCCGACGCCGGACACGGGAAGAACTGTCAGGACGGGACCGGGAACAACGCCGACCGCGTGGAAGAACTCGCGAGCGAGGCGAAAGACGCACTCGGCGGTTACTTCCGCGAGTTCGTAACGGCATACCAGGAGCGCGGCGAGTTCGAACAGAGCTGCGACTGCGAGACCGACGAGACCGAACCCGGTATCGTACTGGACCCGTTCGCGGGCGCTGGGACGACCTGTCTCGTCGCGAAGCGACTCGGACGCCGATTCATCGGGACCGAACTGAATCCTGAGTACGTGGCGCTGGCACAGAAACGAATCGGCGTCACGGTCGACGAGCCCGACCGACTACTCGAGGACGGCGAGACGAGTCTCAACGCGTTCACCGACGGAGGACAGAACCAATGAGCATTCAGAATCCGAAAGGAACCCCGAAAATGGCAACACGAAACCCGACGACGACCGATAGCAGTACCGACACGCAACTCGCCGAAACGACTGACGACCGCGCGCTCACCATCCGCCGGTACCGAAACGGCGACCTGCCGACGGAGATCGCCGACACACTCGAGACGGACCTCGAGACGGTCTCGAGCTACCTTCGCGACGCGGGCGTACTCGAGGCGTGGGACGACCACCGAGCACTCGGACATCTGTTCCACGACTACGACTACGATACGCTCGAGAAACTCGCGGCGCTGTTCGACGACCGGCGCTGTACCGAAGTGATCCGCTCGCGGATGGACAAACTCGGCGTCGATCGGGGCGCGACGAGCACG
It includes:
- a CDS encoding site-specific DNA-methyltransferase; the encoded protein is MNADIDAYVNDIHQGDAAETLADMPDSSIHCAVTSPPYFGLRDYGEDGQIGLEETLEEYIDSLLEVADQIRRVLRDDGSWWLNLGDSFAGSGRGQWTDDGGDPKESYSPDSGQLPDRETHIRRKSKMMVPHRVAIALQDAGWIVRSDAVWAKPNPTPHPVKDRLHEHKEFVFHLTPQPDYWFDLDSIREAPQEASIGRANTGGKKTENPDPHPDRDSAAQVHNFDRACHPNGKNPGDILEIPVRPFPEAHFAVYPPELVETPIKSSCPPTVCAECGKPYDRTSEEIPVWELENPDRPQLERALEIAENANLTEEHFEAIRAFGFADAGHGKNCQDGTGNNADRVEELASEAKDALGGYFREFVTAYQERGEFEQSCDCETDETEPGIVLDPFAGAGTTCLVAKRLGRRFIGTELNPEYVALAQKRIGVTVDEPDRLLEDGETSLNAFTDGGQNQ